aataaaaaagacttatgaaagaaatatttgaaaattttaaaaaactaccAATagtaaaaaggtaaaaaatacAGATAAAAGGTCCTATAGAACGTACATGTAGGATGATAACCTTTAGAATGTTaactttattcataaaatattagaCACAAAGTTAGCTGTTTAGATTTCTACAAGACAAAATGCACATTTTGTCATgccaaaaagaagaaacaagatAATAAAATACCATTTCTAAACTGACAACAATATTCACATGTGGGGTATCAGGAACATTACTCTCAGTAGCGCTGTGACAGAGTCAAGTTGAAGCCGCAAAATatcatcttttaaatttaatatttcggCAGAGTATGTGACATATGTCATGCAGGCCATTGAAGAGGGGTGTCCGTGCTTCATGTTGGCTAGAATAAGTTAACCTCAAGCATTGAAATCAAATAATAAGATAGGTTTCAGGCTCCTAATCATTAcctaaatatattttgttcatcAGCTTATAGAAGACAGAGAGCACCCAAACCAGTTGTCTCTCAGACATACCTTTCATGATCAAGATGACACTAAACCAAaccagaaaaaacaaaaaaaaaaagtaaaataacattatggacatcaattatttaaaagcCGAGCCAATTAGGATATATGTTGAGACACGGAACCGAATCGTGCGAAAATAATAAGGTTAGAAAAGGGtcaaacaatcaaaatttgagCATACCCTTTAAATGCTGGCAAAACCCTGAGAATTAAAAAGTAGGAAATATAATTGCTTTGGGTAAGTGGAAGATTACCTTGTTGGGAGATTGCTGAACAAGGGAATGTAAGTGATTGAAGAAGTGTTGGGGCCATTTCGAAGCAGAGATAAAAGAAGTCCGGGAAACGTTGGTGGACACACGGGACAAAACCTTGTGGACTAACATTGCCGAAGAAGAAGATGTGGATGATGGAATGGAAGAAGAgataatgaaaaacataaaaagaaaaggtttctTGTCGGAAAAGAAAACGAAGTTAACGAACAACAGAGGATttcatgaaaaattattattaaagtttctACAGTTACATTTTTATCCTCTTGTACATAATAAGATATTAtcgaatatttataaataatatcgAATGGTACCATAAATGTTTACTCAGGATTTAGAAAGCCTGTAATACAATGTTTATCACAAGGATAATCAATCAAGACAAAGACTAAGTAGTTAATACTTAACACTCGTCATACTTTCTAACATTACTACTAATTCGTTTCAATTtctatgttttaaaattaagaaacaaaataattaaaattaggcaCATGTTTATactattctatttttttatactattatataatgagatctttattttttttgtgaacacattttgttttaaattttatttttaagtattttttaaatcaaaataattatttattaattttactgtttaagtaacttttattttacatttggtcatattttttatttgataatttgtttctaaaatttatctatttataatgaaaaatttatctacaaaaaattaaaagttaactacaataaaatcataaaaattatttaaatttacttttataattataataataataattttatttttaatcgtaaaaaaagtgaatacaTGTATCTTCcctaatgtatatatataaacgtaaaagatacattttttaaaattatttaaattatgtacaCAAAAAATCGTCTTTATTAATGATATAGATTTACactaaaaaatttacaaaagttGAACTCagacttaaataattttatttattaattgtttaacCTAAGTTGAACTCACATATATACTTccttgttttttatcttttaccgTGGCAGCTCTTACTCAAAGTTGTTTAAATGtgattttcattattatttgacTTGCTATATATATCTTAGTTTTTCTCTCCAAACTTTGAACATTACTTGTACTTAATCAAGAGATAACTTGGTTTTATGCAGCAGCTACTCGCTCATAGGATTGTTAGTTATAAATGGAAATTCACAAAACTTACACATTCACAACATTTTGTACAATAAAGATTTATGAATTTACCCATAAAAATCTATAGACTTTAGCTAAGTTTAGAACATGCTATATACACATAACACTGTCACACTAAAGTTTTTTGTACAGCCTATGGATAAAAAATTTGGCAAAAGTATTTCATAATCTTTATTAGTTGtgatacttttaaaaaaattatataaatataccaAAATTGAGAATGTATACATATTTTCGTGAATAAagttaataagttaaaaattatgatGCAAGTTATTAAATGTTGCGGTAGCTGATTTATTCccccaattttatatttaaatatattgtttttgtttcttttaaatttcattattttaaagaaaatattcctttctatttttatttcaaaattttaaaacgaGACCATTACTATTTTATGAATTACACATACTTTTACCTTCACTTTCAACTATCTACACATTTACCATGAAATTGAGTCTGAGGGTAATCTCCATGAAATTGAGTCTGAGGGTAATCTCCAGATTATGGATCCTCTCTAtctgatattatatttttaacagcATGCGAACTCGAAGGAAATATTCAACAACCAAATTCAACTGTTAGGTGCGTAAATTCAATTTGTTACTGAAACGAAATCGTATATGCAGCAATGGagtgtttcaatttttcaatagTAAATAGTATGATATAGCCCTCCATGTGAACTTAGTGACACTAACCTGACTTCGAAGGGATTTACCCTCCTGCATTCCATATTAATTAGGAAAATTAAGCACTAATTCAAATTTACCAAAGCTATATATTTCGTAGACAACTACACCAACCTGTTAATCATCATCTTTAGCAACACTAAACACAAAGCTTGATACAAACAAGTAAAATGTTTTTCACCTTTATTTTCTGTCTGGAGACTTTATTgtaatatactaaaaaaaaaaataaaacgtaaattgaataatataactAGGGAGGTAGAAAGAAAGCCATCGGATGGCACATAAAGATCCCATGACGAACATACACAGAGCACAAAGACACCGTACAATTTCTGCTATGAAACGCTACTCTGACTAATCTAATATAGCACTGACTCAATTGCCCAGAAATTTAATCATAGGGATTCCTAAAATTCTTCAAGAGGTTAGGAATGTCGTAAGCTAACATGTCATCAACTGCTTGTATCATCTTCggtttcaatttttcaaacttATCAATATTGTAACCAGTCAATCTCTCTCTAAAATACTCTACATTTGGGAAATCACCAGGAGGTAAATGGAACTCCCTTTGCACCTGTTTCAAATGTGTCAGTCATGTGTAAACAATATAAGCAAAGTGGATATACAGATAGATCCATACCTTTCCAAATTCAGCTGCCAAATTATCAATGAGCTTTTGCTGAGCTTTAGATTTGCCTATCATAGCAGGCATCTCCTTTTTTAGATGACTGATAATATACGCATGTATCTTGGCTGCTCGGGCTCGTTTTACAAACTCATTGATCTACAATAGTCAATAATAcagatataacaaaattaattatgcaAAAAAAGGAACtccaacaaattaaatataaaccgGTACTGAAATTGAAAATGACATAACTTACAAGATGCAACTATAGAATGTATATCACAGGAAAAGGAGAATATTGTATAAAACCTGTCTATGGACATAATGCCACTAAAGAACTAGTAAActacttttctttttgtaatttcaaaaaagaaagaacaatcTAATCAAGAGGATGACTTCCTTTAGTTTCACCGTATCTACTGTCCCAGCTATCCTTTAATCTTCATAATTTCTTTGCAAAGCTATCAAAGCATGGGGTGGccttctcaaaaaaaaaatattggttcctgatgtttaaaaaatatttgattaggGTAGCTTTTGAAAACTGTTTCCGAAACTAATCTTTCCCCACTCTTAATTCTAAACATTggattttgaaaaatgttttaaaaagagTTTTAGAAAACTGAAAAAACAACTAAACACACCCTAAGTACCCTAATTTTAGTTGGAAACTAcctttatgataaaaatataacaatttggTTAAGTAAACAACTCACTCTTCGATCACAAGCTGCTTTTGGTATATCTTTCAGATCCGAAAGAAGATCATCCTGTTCCTTTTCAAATAGTTCCTTACCAAGTGGACCAGTGGCAGCATCATTTACAGGCATGTCATTGAAGGAGCTGCAAAAAGAAGGTTGATTATGAGAAAATGAGCCCATGTCAATATCATaaacaaggaaacaaaaatTCAGCTTTTTCATCATGTATATGTTGCATGGAACATGGGGGTGGTGGTGTGGATGAAATCTTCCGGAGCTAAAATGGCACTGACAAACAACTTCATGATAATACAAAACAATCTCAAAAACCTAACAATTGTAGCAACAAGTAGTCTCTCCCCAACTATCTATAACAAAGACCACATTTAAACATTGAGAGAgaagtataaatatattaaatacataaatGATGCCACATACCCAATATACACACGCATTACTTCAGGTGTCTTCAGCACCTTCCCAAGTGACCACATTAAGGCGCCATAAACCCTCATCAACTGTTAGAAAGGGACAGATATAGGTTAGATTTCACTGGAGTTGGTTGTGAGATTCAGAAGATAAACAACAGAAGTTTGAAGTTTGACCATTCAAGCTCTTACTTGTTGGGTATCGACTTGGTCTGCCTTGTTCAAAACTACTCGGATTTTGTCATCATGTCCTCGTAAGGATGATATCACACGATTGAACTCATCACTAATGTCAAGTTTGTGAGGATCAAACAATAGGAGTATCATATCGCACTTGGCAGCAAACCAAGATGTCACACCCGTAAAATCATATGCCCGTTGCGTCCTTTGCTTTTCTCCAGACAAAACTCCAGGAGTGTCAACAAATGTGATGTGTTCTAGAAGCTTTGGACAATTGAAAGAGTTAAGCACAAATGTTATAAAGGAAAATCTTGTAACTATTTTGAACAAATCTAGATCAACTTACGGGATGAGGCATCTGTGAACACacaaattttgacaaaaatGCTGTGCCAAAAGTTGTAAGGCCACTAAATGGCATGTCTGCTTGGACAGCGACAGTATTTCCAGGAACAGTTCTCTCGTCAGATCCAGACTGTACATTAGTACCATTTCCCAGTTAAAAGATAAAGAATTACTATGAAAAGGAAAAACTACGTTTAGTCCCCCAAATTTGGGGCAATTTTCTTTATAGCCTCCAATTAAGACATTTCATTCTTTTAGTCCTACTTTTCGAAACGCCTTTTATAGTTCTGGTGTTAGGTGACATTGGTGGCGTCAAAGATGTGGCAAATGGTGGTTTACTTAACTTTTGTCACGTAGATTTAATTGAATGACGTGGTTTTTTGAATGTTGATTAACTTTTGTTAACTCTTAAGTCATGGagaagataaatttgtaaaccCAGCCCACTCTGATTGATGTTTCACATATAACCTAACCATGTTCCTCCTAAAGATATTCCTCCTGCAGAATGAAACATTGTTACTCTTTTTTCTCTACTGTTGCTCCCTTTgctatagaaaataaaaaagtgttcGCTTCACCCTTCTGAAGAGCATGCAGTAGTTTTCTTAACTTCGTTGATGTCAAAGATAACTTGCGTAAGGTTTTAGTGGTACATGCCACTGTTCTCTTCCGTTTCTTTTCTCATGCTTAGTGTTTACTGAATTCCCAATTTCTCCTTTTAGTATTGCGAATTTCatacttaaatatgtttttctctctctcttttctctcaacatAATGGGGGCTTCCGACTGTGATGCAGATTTGTTCCAATCCAATTGTCAAAGAATGGTAATAAAAGAGTCATGATTAGGTGTAGGCAGCAAGGATGTGGGTTCCTTGCACGGagttaacaaaaaaaagtaataaactttcaaaaaaaacatttttaaatccaGTTGGTAAATGTTGAGTAAATCATGACTATAAGGAGTGCTAGTGTTGGAAGCATGACTGGCACTCTAACAAGATGTTCAATATTCCCATGATTTACAAGCCAAATTGATGTATATGTTTAAAACTAAGAAAACATTGAActtaacaacacaatcatcagAAAGGAATTGACTTGGCTTAGACGTACCATGACAACAACAAACCTATCAGTTGTTGGCTCAGGTCCAATATGGGCTCCTAACAACATTTATGGGAAAAACATGACAGAGATTAGcaactatatatttaaaaagtaatgatATATAATCCTACTAAATTTCCTAAATTTTACAaagaatatcaaaataaataaatgtgtttcATATTTTACAGACGTTGAAAGGATTCAACACTTTGTTCAAATAGTAATCTGTTaggaaattaaatgttttatataagGAGAAGGAAAATAAATAGTTAGTTGGGCAGTTAGGAGGTTGGCTGTTATAGTCTCCTTAGTGGTAAGACTATGTATAGTTGTGGTTGGGTCTTTTGGAGGGTTATCTTTTTTGAAGTTTTGAGAGGCTGGATAGGATTAGTATCATCCTGTGTGAAGGAAACATTTTCCCTTGATTGTTTTTGTGTATTTAGGTTGTGGTGAAATAAAAGAGACATATTAAGTGTTGGGTGTGGGTGTCACTTGTGTTTTTGGGTGTGTAAAGTGCAAGTTTTGGTTTCTTTCAATGAAGAAACCTAACATAATCAGAAGGATTGGTAGGAAATTGTTGCAGGGAGATATAgaattatttattcataaaacaGATATAAGAGACGCAAGAGATACATATGGGCATATAGAGAAAGAAGAATCACTTGCCTGGATAACTACTTTTAAGCAGATGTTTGATAAATGTTGTTTTACCAGTTGAGTACTGACCCAAAAGCATAACCATTGGTTTGGCATCAAAGTCACTATTTGTCTacataatgtaaaaaattacaatcaacaaaaaaaaaactaaatgtaTATCTTTGTATATATTCAAAACGTAGCAACAACCTAAACAAAACAACTTACTCACCAGTAACGGTGatacaaaatcattaaaacGGTAAGTGGCTTCTAACGGCTTCAACTTGTTAAGGTAGAGTCTCTTCAAGCCATCAATTATTGATGTCACTGAGGAAAGAGGCACCTATGAACAAATGTATCACAAATACAAGAAAAATGACTtatgaaagaaatatttgacaattttgaaaaactgCCAATAGTAAAGGGGTAACATATACAGATAAAAGGTCCTATAGAACATACATGTAGGAAGATGACCTTTAGGATAATGTTAACGTGATTCATAAACTATTAGAGACAAAGTTAGTTGTTTAGATTTCCACAAGATAAAACACACATCGCGTCATGCCAAAAAGAAGAATCAAGATAATATAATACCATTTCTAAACTGACAACAATATTCACATGTGGGGTATCAGGCACATTATTCTCATTAGCGCTGTGATAGAGTCATGTTGGAGCCACAAAATA
This window of the Vigna angularis cultivar LongXiaoDou No.4 chromosome 7, ASM1680809v1, whole genome shotgun sequence genome carries:
- the LOC108338182 gene encoding EH domain-containing protein 1 isoform X3, which translates into the protein MDGLDALLAKKKHKHKEVETNGSSQLQPSPSKNWFSSKSTKKVPLSSVTSIIDGLKRLYLNKLKPLEATYRFNDFVSPLLTNSDFDAKPMVMLLGQYSTGKTTFIKHLLKSSYPGAHIGPEPTTDRFVVVMSGSDERTVPGNTVAVQADMPFSGLTTFGTAFLSKFVCSQMPHPLLEHITFVDTPGVLSGEKQRTQRAYDFTGVTSWFAAKCDMILLLFDPHKLDISDEFNRVISSLRGHDDKIRVVLNKADQVDTQQLMRVYGALMWSLGKVLKTPEVMRVYIGSFNDMPVNDAATGPLGKELFEKEQDDLLSDLKDIPKAACDRRINEFVKRARAAKIHAYIISHLKKEMPAMIGKSKAQQKLIDNLAAEFGKVQREFHLPPGDFPNVEYFRERLTGYNIDKFEKLKPKMIQAVDDMLAYDIPNLLKNFRNPYD
- the LOC108338182 gene encoding EH domain-containing protein 1 isoform X2 translates to MQLVSLAQSGHSITPDLPTSDVDFTNLEPPVMDGLDALLAKKKHKHKEVETNGSSQLQPSPSKNWFSSKSTKKVPLSSVTSIIDGLKRLYLNKLKPLEATYRFNDFVSPLLTNSDFDAKPMVMLLGQYSTGKTTFIKHLLKSSYPGAHIGPEPTTDRFVVVMSGSDERTVPGNTVAVQADMPFSGLTTFGTAFLSKFVCSQMPHPLLEHITFVDTPGVLSGEKQRTQRAYDFTGVTSWFAAKCDMILLLFDPHKLDISDEFNRVISSLRGHDDKIRVVLNKADQVDTQQLMRVYGALMWSLGKVLKTPEVMRVYIGSFNDMPVNDAATGPLGKELFEKEQDDLLSDLKDIPKAACDRRINEFVKRARAAKIHAYIISHLKKEMPAMIGKSKAQQKLIDNLAAEFGKVQREFHLPPGDFPNVEYFRERLTGYNIDKFEKLKPKMIQAVDDMLAYDIPNLLKNFRNPYD
- the LOC108338182 gene encoding EH domain-containing protein 1 isoform X1; its protein translation is MEFDPIPIGSCSKEHQAIYKDWFNYADSDSDGRITGSDATKFFSMSNLSRQDLKQVWAIADTKRQGYLGFSEFIIAMQLVSLAQSGHSITPDLPTSDVDFTNLEPPVMDGLDALLAKKKHKHKEVETNGSSQLQPSPSKNWFSSKSTKKVPLSSVTSIIDGLKRLYLNKLKPLEATYRFNDFVSPLLTNSDFDAKPMVMLLGQYSTGKTTFIKHLLKSSYPGAHIGPEPTTDRFVVVMSGSDERTVPGNTVAVQADMPFSGLTTFGTAFLSKFVCSQMPHPLLEHITFVDTPGVLSGEKQRTQRAYDFTGVTSWFAAKCDMILLLFDPHKLDISDEFNRVISSLRGHDDKIRVVLNKADQVDTQQLMRVYGALMWSLGKVLKTPEVMRVYIGSFNDMPVNDAATGPLGKELFEKEQDDLLSDLKDIPKAACDRRINEFVKRARAAKIHAYIISHLKKEMPAMIGKSKAQQKLIDNLAAEFGKVQREFHLPPGDFPNVEYFRERLTGYNIDKFEKLKPKMIQAVDDMLAYDIPNLLKNFRNPYD